A window from Primulina eburnea isolate SZY01 chromosome 2, ASM2296580v1, whole genome shotgun sequence encodes these proteins:
- the LOC140823376 gene encoding large ribosomal subunit protein uL3c has translation MSVSSFSATIPTTAKFSSSSATSLSTSFLLRVPLKRLSNLSLNAAFPSAKPHTLISASLEAGIGIMGTKLGMMSIFDPSGVVIPVTVVGFREGNIVTQVKTEATDGYDAVQLGYRRVRDRKLTKPELGHLQKSGIIPLRHLQEFRLLSVDGFETNQRLVLEELFKEGDLVDVSGTTIGKGFQGGIKRHNFKRGPMSHGSKSHRQLGSIGAGTTPGRVYKGKKMPGRMGGTKTKIRKLKIIKIDKDLNVVMVKGAVPGKPGNLLRIAPAKIVGHNIPKN, from the exons ATGTCTGTCTCATCCTTCTCTGCGACCATTCCCACCACCGCCAAATTCTCCTCCTCCTCCGCCACCTCCCTTTCCACTTCATTCCTCCTCCGCGTCCCCCTAAAACGGTTGTCCAACCTCTCCCTCAATGCCGCCTTCCCCTCCGCAAAACCACATACACTTATTTCCGCTTCATTGGAGGCCGGAATAGGAATCATGGGCACTAAGCTCGGAATGATGTCGATTTTCGACCCCTCTGGCGTTGTCATCCCCGTTACTGTTGTCGGATTCCGTGAGGGGAATATCGTCACTCAGGTTAAGACTGAGGCGACCGACGGGTATGATGCGGTTCAGTTGGGGTATCGAAGGGTGAGAGATAGGAAGTTGACGAAGCCGGAACTGGGTCACTTGCAGAAGTCGGGGATTATCCCGCTGCGGCACTTGCAGGAGTTTAGGCTGCTATCTGTTGACGGGTTTGAGACGAATCAGCGGTTAGTTTTGGAGGAGTTGTTCAAGGAAGGTGACTTGGTGGACGTTTCCGGGACTACGATCGGAAAGGGGTTTCAAG GTGGAATCAAGAGACACAACTTCAAACGAGGGCCAATGTCTCACGGTTCAAAGAGCCACAGACAACTTGGTTCCATAGGTGCTGGCACGACTCCTGGCCGTGTATACAAGGGTAAGAAAATGCCTGGAAGAATGGGAGGCACCAAGACCAAAATACGTAAGCTGAAGATCATCAAGATTGACAAGGACCTCAATGTCGTGATGGTCAAAGGTGCTGTTCCTGGTAAGCCTGGAAATCTTCTTCGGATCGCTCCGGCCAAGATTGTTGGACACAACATACCAAAAAATTAG
- the LOC140823377 gene encoding LOW QUALITY PROTEIN: myosin-12-like (The sequence of the model RefSeq protein was modified relative to this genomic sequence to represent the inferred CDS: deleted 2 bases in 2 codons) — MMASASASATIQGTPVNIIIGTHVWTEDNEAAWIDGEVLEIEGTNAVIVTTNGKTIVAAISSIYPKDMEAPPAGVDDMTKLAYLHEPGVLYNLASRFALDEIYTYTGNILIAVNPFRRLPHLYDVHMMEQYKGAAFGELSPHLFAVADTCYRAIINEHGSQSILVSGESGAGKTETTKMLMRYLAFMGGRSGTEGRTVEQQVLESNPVLEAFGNSKTVKNNNSSRFGKFVEIQFDKHGKISGAAVRTYLLERSRVCQVSDPERNYHCFYMLCAAPPEDLKKFKLGDPRTFRYLNQSNCYEVANVDDAREYLETRNAMDVVGINQDEQEAIFRIVASILHMGNVEFVKGNEIDSSKIKDDKARYHLKTAAELLMCNEKAMEDSLCQRVIVTPDGSITKPLDPEAAVTSRDAFAKTMYSRLFDWIVEKINSSIGQDPNAKSIIGVLDIYGFESFKVNSFEQLCINLTNEKLQQHFNQHVFKMEQEEYTKDEINWSYVEFVDNQDVLDLIEKKPGGIIALLDEACMFPKSTHETFAQKMYQTYKGHKRFSKPKLARTDFTINHYAGDVIYQADQFLDKNKDYVVAEHQALLLESKCSFVANLFPPLPEETSKQSKFSSIGARFKQQLQALMETLSTTEPHYIRCVKPNTVLKPGIFENFNVLNQLRCGGVLEAIRISCAGYPTKRTFDEFVDRFGMLAPDVVDGSDEKTASITVCEKMGLKGYQIGKTKVFLRAGQMAELDARRAEVLARAVKCIQRQIRTHLTRKEFIILRKATTHIQKLWRGWLARKLYEHVRREAASIRIQKHTRGHTARRCYTKLQEAAIVIQTGLQAMAAKNEYQQRKQNKAATIIQTQWRKFHALSGYNRIKISTLALQCLWRARLARRVLRKLRMEARDTGALKEAKDRLEKRVEELTWRLDFEKHLRVDMEEAKGQEIARLKNALLDMQIQLDVAQAAIIHEKEAAKIAIEQAPPVIKEVPIVDNTKVEQLANQNQELEEEIKDLKKLVDEFQQSYSIVEKESHDRLKEAAEAQMRAWQLQETIQRFEVNLSNLESENRVLRQQALAASAEEDSKEELEELKSKIRDLEAENTFLLGQKVVVEKIASPGLQVIPSEKKLNNGYHSNHNHQMMEQKQMAKEELHKTEDAQLTVSVLTRQRSLTDRLQESYDAIIKCLLEDKRFDNRRPVAACIVYKALIQWRLFEAEKTNIFDRIIHAIQSSIENEDNTKDLAYWLSTTSTLLFLMQRTIKANNTTAVAFKRNRRSPISFFGRVAQGPWASPMMTGISSGYSGMEGNPNVRSRIEAKYPALLFKQHLTACVEKIYGTIRDGLKKEISLFLNLSIQAPRAARIRPVRGSSKGIHSQIITKQQGSSIHWQNIVHSLDQTNGVLSENYVSSTLKRKVFSQVFSFINVQLFNSFLLRRECCSFSNGEYVKAGLQELERWCLNASHEFAGSSWDELQHIRQAVAFLVLHQKTQKSMDEITNELCPVLSMPQIYRIGTMFWDDKYATQGLSTEVIAKLKELTVEDSINTPNNTFLLDVDSSIPFSIEEISQSFQDINVKDVEPPPLLRQRSEFHFLLQTSE; from the exons ATGATGGCTTCTGCTTCTGCTTCTGCAACGATCCAGGGAACTCCCGTAAACATCATCATTGGAACCCATGTCTGGACTGAGGACAATGAAGCTGCCTGGATCGATGGAGAAGTTTTAGAGATCGAGGGAACAAATGCAGTCATAGTTACTACCAATGGGAAGACT ATAGTGGCAGCTATTTCCAGTATATACCCAAAAGACATGGAAGCTCCCCCTGCTGGGGTTGATGATATGACCAAGTTAGCTTACCTCCACGAGCCAGGAGTCTTATATAACCTTGCGTCCCGTTTCGCCCTCGATGAAATATAT ACTTACACTGGGAATATTTTAATAGCAGTCAATCCTTTCCGGAGGTTGCCACATTTGTATGATGTCCACATGATGGAGCAATACAAAGGGGCTGCCTTTGGAGAGCTAAGTCCGCATCTTTTTGCAGTTGCAGATACCTGTTACAG GGCAATTATCAATGAACATGGAAGTCAATCTATCTTGGTGAGCGGAGAGAGTGGAGCTGGTAAAACCGAGACAACAAAAATGTTAATGAGATATCTTGCATTTATGGGCGGAAGATCTGGTACCGAAGGAAGAACAGTTGAACAACAGGTTTTGGAG TCCaacccggtgctggaagca tTTGGCAATTCAAAGACTGTAAAGAATAACAATTCCAG TCGTTTTGGTAAATTTGTAGAGATCCAATTCGATAAGCATGGAAAAATCTCAGGAGCAGCAGTTCGAACGTATCTTCTTGAAAGATCACGTGTTTGCCAAGTCTCAGATCCAGAAAGGAATTATCATTGCTTTTACATGCTTTGCGCAGCACCACCAGAG GACTTGAAGAAATTTAAACTTGGAGACCCAAGAACATTTCGCTATCTAAATCAAAGTAATTGCTATGAAGTGGCAAACGTGGATGATGCCAGAGAATACTTGGAAACCAGAAATGCCATGGATGTAGTTGGAATCAACCAGGACGAGCAG GAAGCCATATTCCGTATAGTAGCTTCTATACTGCATATGGGGAATGTTGAATTTGTAAAGGGGAACGAAATAGATTCTTCCAAGATTAAAGATGATAAGGCACGGTATCACCTTAAGACAGCTGCTGAGCTACTCAT GTGTAATGAAAAAGCAATGGAGGACTCGCTCTGCCAGCGTGTGATTGTAACTCCAGACGGAAGCATTACAAAACCATTGGATCCAGAAGCGGCTGTTACAAGCCGGGATGCTTTTGCAAAGACAATGTATTCAAGATTATTTGATTG GATTGTGGAGAAGATAAATAGTTCAATCGGTCAAGATCCTAATGCTAAAAGCATAATCGGAGTCCTAGATATATACGGATTTGAAAGCTTCAAAGTTAACAG TTTTGAGCAGTTATGTATAAACCTAACAAATGAAAAGTTGCAACAGCATTTCAATCAG CATGTATTCAAGATGGAACAGGAAGAGTATACGAAGGATGAAATCAACTGGAGTTATGTTGAATTTGTA GACAATCAAGATGTCTTGGATCTTATTGAAAAG AAACCTGGAGGAATAATTGCTCTTCTTGATGAAGCCTG CATGTTTCCAAAGTCGACTCATGAGACCTTTGCGCAAAAGATGTACCAGACTTACAAAGGACACAAACGTTTTAGCAAGCCTAAACTTGCCCGAACTGATTTCACCATAAATCACTATGCCGGTGAC GTTATCTATCAAGCTGATCAGTTCCTAGACAAAAATAAGGACTATGTTGTTGCAGAACATCAAGCTCTTTTGCTTGAATCCAAGTGTTCATTCGTTGCAAATCTCTTTCCTCCATTACCAGAGGAAACATCAAAACAATCCAAGTTTTCCTCCATTGGTGCTCGTTTCAAG CAACAATTACAAGCTTTAATGGAAACTTTGAGCACAACAGAGCCACATTACATCAGATGTGTAAAGCCCAACACAGTTTTGAAACCtggaatatttgaaaatttcaacGTGTTAAACCAGTTAAGATGTGGA GGTGTCCTGGAGGCTATAAGAATAAGTTGTGCTGGATATCCAACAAAAAGAACATTTGATGAGTTTGTAGACCGATTTGGAATGCTAGCTCCAGATGTTGTCGATGG ATCTGATGAGAAAACAGCAAGTATTACTGTCTGTGAGAAAATGGGGTTAAAAGGCTATCAG ATTGGGAAAACCAAGGTCTTTCTTAGAGCAGGGCAGATGGCTGAATTAGATGCACGTAGAGCTGAAGTTCTGGCTCGTGCCGTAAAATGCATCCAGAGGCAAATCCGAACACACCTTACCAGGAAAGAGTTTATAATCCTAAGAAAGGCTACCACACATATTCAGAAACTTTGGAGAG GTTGGCTTGCACGTAAACTTTACGAACACGTGAGGAGAGAAGCCGCATCAATTCGGATACAGAAACACACACGTGGCCATACAGCAAGAAGATGCTACACCAAATTACAGGAAGCAGCAATAGTAATTCAAACTGGCTTACAAGCAATGGCAGCAAAAAATGAGTACCAACAGAGAAAACAAAACAAAGCAGCGACTATTATTCAG ACACAATGGAGAAAATTCCATGCCCTTTCTGGATATAATCGTATCAAAATATCTACACTCGCACTTCAATGCCTCTGGCGAGCCAGGCTAGCTAGGAGGGTCCTCCGAAAATTGAGGATG GAAGCAAGGGATACAGGAGCACTCAAGGAAGCGAAAGACAGGCTGGAAAAGCGTGTTGAAGAGCTAACATGGAGATTAGACTTTGAGAAGCACTTAAGA GTGGATATGGAAGAAGCAAAGGGACAAGAAATAGCAAGGCTGAAGAATGCATTACTAGATATGCAAATACAACTCGACGTAGCACAGGCAGccataatccatgaaaaagaaGCTGCAAAGATAGCCATCGAACAAGCGCCACCAGTTATCAAAGAGGTACCAATTGTGGACAACACAAAGGTGGAGCAATTGGCAAACCAAAATCAAGAGCTTGAG GAAGAAATCAAAGATTTAAAGAAACTTGTAGACGAATTCCAGCAGAGTTACTCAATTGTTGAAAAAGAAAGTCATGATAGACTTAAAGAAGCGGCAGAAGCGCAGATGAGAGCCTGGCAACTTCAAGAGACAATACAAAG ATTCGAAGTGAATCTTTCAAATCTTGAATCCGAGAATCGGGTTCTAAGGCAGCAGGCTTTGGCTGCATCAGCTGAAGAAGATTCCAAAGAGGAACTGGAAGA attGAAGAGCAAGATCAGAGACCTTGAGGCAGAGAATACATTTCTCCTTGGTCAAAAAGTAGTTGTGGAGAAAATAGCAAGTCCTGGTCTTCAAGTTATCCCATCAGAAAAG AAATTGAATAATGGGTATCATAGCAACCACAATCATCAAATGATGGAGCAGAAACAGATGGCCAAAGAAGAACTGCACAAAACTGAA GATGCACAACTCACTGTATCAGTCCTCACGAGACAAAGATCCTTGACAGATAGACTGCAG GAAAGCTATGATGCAATAATCAAATGTCTTCTTGAGGATAAACGCTTTGACAATCGCAGGCCAGTTGCTGCTTGTATCGTTTACAAAGCACTCATTCAGTGGAGATTGTTCGAAGCAGAAAAGACAAATATATTTGATAGGATTATTCATGCAATCCAATCTTCAATTGAG AATGAGGACAACACAAAAGATCTTGCATACTGGCTGTCGACAACTTCAACTCTTCTGTTTCTCATGCAAAGAACAATCAAGGCAAATAACACAACTGCAGTGGCTTTCAAGCGTAACCGAAGATCACCCATTTCGTTTTTTGGTAGAGTAGCACAG GGTCCTTGGGCATCGCCTATGATGACAGGGATTTCAAGTGGATACAGTGGAATGGAGGGAAATCCAAATGTGAGATCACGGATTGAGGCAAAATATCCAGCTTTATTGTTCAAGCAACATCTAACAGCCTGTGTAGAGAAAATATATGGGACTATTCGTGATGGTTTAAAAAAAGagatcagtctatttcttaaccTATCCATACAA GCACCGAGAGCTGCAAGGATCAGACCAGTAAGAGGGTCATCTAAGGGTATCCACTcacaaatcataacaaaacAACAAGGGTCAAGCATACATTGGCAAAATATTGTCCATAGCTTGGATCAAACAAATGGAGTGTTGTCTGAGAACTAC GTTTCTTCGACACTCAAAAGGAAAGTTTTCAGCCAAGTATTCTCATTCATAAATGTTCAGCTTTTCAACAG CTTTCTGCTTCGCCGTGAATGCTGCTCGTTCAGTAATGGGGAATATGTAAAAGCGGGTTTACAAGAACTAGAGCGTTGGTGCTTGAACGCAAGTCATGAG TTTGCTGGATCCTCATGGGATGAACTCCAGCACATAAGGCAAGCTGTAGCTTTTCTG gtcTTGCATCAGAAGACTCAAAAGTCAATGGATGAGATCACAAATGAACTTTGCCCG GTGTTGAGCATGCCACAAATATATCGAATCGGAACTATGTTTTGGGATGACAAGTATGCAACCCAAGGATTGTCTACAGAG GTGATTGCGAAGCTGAAGGAACTGACGGTGGAAGACTCAATTAATACACCGAACAATACTTTTTTGCTTGATGTGGATTCCAG CATACCATTCTCAATAGAAGAGATATCACAATCTTTCCAAGACATCAATGTAAAAGATGTCGAGCCACCGCCCCTCCTTCGACAAAGATCAGAATTCCACTTCCTGTTGCAGACATCAGAATGA
- the LOC140824743 gene encoding protein SOSEKI 1-like, which produces MEAKSGAEMRRLHIVYFLSQKGGIEHPHLIRVVHLCRNGVRLRDIKRWLRELRGNDMPESYSWSYKRKYRTGYVWQDLQDDDHLITPISDNEYVLKGSEIASAINNTGVSKVSIEKEGSCLDEDQKATPEYHNQSHPFTHISTSEIEKEYPVFGSEASTLTDDSLNLETRKSIINNTDGIKQEKLDEKPSRDGIIDHPKKKKKKNKVKIDEKITKHAASSNAASVKPNFSKNKNCSHGISSNMFRNMMSCGAINTDDSATVTINKNHRPFFNICSTDDKNVQSTETRKGDRKIGAPHRIYNTPWHQQQWSGRNNGVKDSTEDKEESKGQSRSSAAAYKPIYGPNCSQCGKPFNPEKLHAHMKSCKGMKALAKNVSVAKNVGHKSSADHRNEDSVSGYFLTHS; this is translated from the exons ATGGAGGCAAAGAGTGGTGCAGAAATGAGGAGACTTCACATTGTGTACTTCCTTAGTCAGAAGGGCGGAATCGAACACCCTCATCTCATTCGAGTTGTTCATCTTTGCCGAAATGGCGTGAGATTACGAG ATATCAAAAGATGGTTGAGAGAACTGCGAGGCAACGACATGCCCGAATCGTATTCTTGGTCATACAAGAG GAAGTATAGAACGGGGTATGTGTGGCAAGATTTACAGGATGATGATCATTTAATCACTCCAATATCAGATAATGAATATGTCCTCAAAGGATCAGAGATTGCATCTGCCATAAATAATACTG GTGTTTCAAAAGTTTCGATAGAAAAAGAAGGATCGTGCCTCGACGAAGATCAAAAGGCCACACCTGAATATCACAATCAAAGTCATCCCTTTACACATATCTCGACCTCGGAGATTGAAAAGGAATATCCAGTTTTTGGCTCGGAAGCATCCACATTGACAGATGATTCCCTCAATCTTGAAACACGGAAGAGCATCATTAATAATACGGATGGAATCAAACAAGAAAAGCTAGACGAAAAACCGTCTCGCGATGGGATAATCGATCATcctaagaagaagaagaagaagaacaaaGTCAAGATTGATGAGAAGATCACCAAACATGCTGCTTCATCCAATGCTGCATCAGTGAAGCCAAATTTCAGCAAAAACAAGAACTGTTCACACGGGATATCTAGCAATATGTTCCGGAACATGATGTCGTGTGGTGCAATCAATACAGACGATTCAGCGACGGTGACAATCAATAAGAACCATAGACCTTTCTTTAACATCTGTTCTACGGATGACAAAAACGTTCAATCAACAGAAACACGCAAAGGGGACCGGAAGATCGGAGCACCTCATAGGATCTATAACACCCCTTGGCATCAACAACAATGGAGTGGCAG GAACAACGGAGTGAAGGATTCCACAGAGGACAAGGAAGAATCCAAAGGCCAGAGCAGGTCTTCTGCTGCTGCCTACAAGCCAATATATGGTCCAAATTGCTC GCAATGTGGTAAGCCATTCAACCCGGAGAAATTACATGCACATATGAAATCCTGCAAAGGAATGAAAGCCTTAGCCAAGAATGTCTCTGTTGCTAAGAACGTAGGACATAAATCATCCGCAGATCATCGAAACGAAGATTCGGTTTCGGGTTATTTTCTTACACATTCATAG
- the LOC140824744 gene encoding uncharacterized protein — translation MGVIIIDGSTVISFVNDEPHFHKSMDEAFASLDLNSDGVLSRSELRHGFESLRLLETHFGMDVTTTPEELTKLYDSIFEKFDLDKNGTVDRKEFGDEMKSILLAIADGLGSNPIQMLVDDDGEGKNFLKQAADLEASKISG, via the coding sequence ATGGGTGTCATCATAATCGACGGTTCCACGGTCATCTCCTTCGTCAACGACGAGCCCCATTTCCACAAGAGCATGGACGAGGCCTTCGCGTCCCTTGACCTCAACAGCGACGGAGTTCTGTCCAGGTCGGAGCTCCGCCACGGCTTCGAGTCGCTGCGGCTGCTCGAGACCCACTTCGGGATGGACGTGACCACCACGCCGGAGGAGCTGACGAAGCTGTACGACTCTATTTTCGAGAAATTCGACTTGGATAAGAATGGGACGGTGGATCGGAAGGAGTTcggggatgagatgaagagcaTACTGCTGGCTATCGCCGATGGGTTGGGCTCGAACCCTATTCAAATGCTGGTGGACGATGATGGAGAGGGGAAGAATTTCCTCAAACAGGCTGCGGATCTCGAAGCTTCGAAGATCTCTGGTTGA